In Podarcis raffonei isolate rPodRaf1 chromosome 11, rPodRaf1.pri, whole genome shotgun sequence, the sequence TTTCTGGAGCGATGAATCCATAAGCTAGCTCCTACTCAAGGTTAAATAGATACATGTGTGCAATTTGTTGTGCTTAAGTATGGTTTGTGGAACTGCTTTCAAATGGGCTTCCATGGGTGTCTCAGGTTATACTTAGTGCTAGAAAAAGGGTGATGTCATTGAATGTTTAGGATCCTCAGCAAGAAGGTGTGTGCCTTTGGCTTTTCTCTGGATAGGTTACTCAAATACCATTGTTAAATGAGAGGCTTGGTGAGAAGAATGGCTTTGCTCTTCAGGAATCTTAACTTCAGATTAATGGCCAAATTAGACATGGTGTTAAAGATATAGTGcagttctttaaaaatccaaattcCATCAGTTTGGGTGGTGCCATTAACCTGCATGTTAAATGCAAAGATTAACCCTAAAACACTGGGGCTGTGTTACTCTAAACTATGCATCACTGGCTGCTACTTCATCATATCTCATTGGTTGGGGGGGGGTAAGATTCATTTGAAATGTGGCTAGCAGAAAAAGAGATTGCTTTCAGTTCATATCTCTTTCTGCTCACTTAGTAATTCACCTTGTATCGCCAAAGGTGTGCTTCCACTGCAGAAAGCCAGGACACGGTGTGGCAGATTGCCCAGCTGTACTCGAAAGCCAAGATATGGGAACTGGAATTTGTTACCGCTGTGGATCTacagagcatgaaatcaacaAATGCAGAGCAAAAATAGATCCCGCTCTTGGTATGTGTAGTATCTACAACCCGATTGAATGTTAGGCATGGTAAAAGTTACATGCCTGTCTTAATATTTTTCAACAATTCACATAGTATTAATGATTCTAACCATTCTAGATTACAGTAATGCTGGCTCACTGCAGTGTCTTATATAATCTTAGTGTGGATATTTCGATTGTAACGTCATTGAATTCTTACAGGGGAATTTCCATATGCAAAATGCTTCATTTGTGGTGAGATGGGACATCTCTCAAGGTCATGTCCCGATAATCCTAAAGGACTCTATGCTGAAGGTGAGtgcaactgttgcaaacccccccccccccaaaaaagataactaccgtatttttcgctctataacacgcacccgaccataacatgcatgtagtttttagaggaggaaaatccgtaggcatgccacccgtaggcattccctccataacacgcacagacatttccccttactttttaggaggaaaaaagtgagtgttatggtgcaaaaaatacggtaagttgatGGACATGAGAGTACTCCCCCTTTCTTAGTTCTAGAAGTTAACAGAGAGAGCTTTATCACTGGTGACCTTGTATGCTTTTCACCATTGTTTGGGAATTTTGGCTCATTGTCAAAGACACTGTTCGCCCCTTATCACAAGTATTTTTGTACTGGTTACTTGAGAAGCAGTTCTAAAATTCCAAATGGATTCCCATATAGGTTTTTTCCAAGTATTTACATTTgataggggggggggaaagaccaCACTTAATTTTAGAGATACAGCAGAGTAGTATTCCATTATTCTCTTTAAATGTCAGCCATATTGATCCTGATCCAGAAAACCCGTAACACACCTATCTGTGCATGTACATATAGCATAGATTGTTATCAATTCCCGACCACATGCACACAAATCATAGCAACTGCAGTATCACACGCTACATcatgaaatgcattaaaaaataacttGCTAAGTTCTTGAATGTCAGTTCAATCAAGTGTTTATATAGCTGATCAATCAACAAAGTATAAAATATCAATATAATATATATCTGGAAAGCTTAAGATAACCAAAGTTACCATTTGCAAGAGCAGTAACCGGAAATATCAAAATAATGAATCATTGGGTCGTGATTCGTAGAACAATAGGAACTCATTGTCTCAATAGAATCAAACTTCTTGATAGGATCTCATTTCGTTGCTAATcaagaaatttgattctgtttgttTTAGCTTAAATTGAAACAATGGACATTTGGACTCTCtgtgtatattatatatataactgCCAACTGAAATAACATTTGTGCATAAAAGTGTATGCTACAACTAATCTTGTTAGCCTGTTGTAGCAAAACCCGTGAAGAACCTTGTGGTCCCTTAAAACTAACACAGCTGCCCATCTTAATCAGCCTTGTAGTTTTGATGTGATGGAGCTCAAAAATACTAATAGTGAGTTTTGCTTCCTTGTGTTTATGAATTGTAAACTTGCTCTGTACACTTGACACCTGGCATTTGTTAATATAATTCATATACTGTGGTTAAATACTTcttttgtgtgggtgtgttttatCTTCTACAGGAGGTGCTTGCAGGATCTGTGGATCTGTTGAgcactttaaaaaagattgtCCAGAGAATCAAAATGCAGGTGAGGGATAAAATAATTTCTGTTTATCTTAAAGCGTAGCTATATACCTGTGAACCATTCTATATAAATAGTGAACTTGACTACTGATTATGAGTTATAAAACGAGTGGTACAACCCTCAATTTCACCTTACTGACCACATCTTTAAACAGGCCATTAACTGGGGGTGTAATGCTAACTCTACATAGTGCATCGATTGTTGCAGGTAGAGATCGCATTCATTTTGATACACTTAATTTCTGTATGGCTGATACGAAGCAAGTGACATACAGAATTGAATAATCAGTTTCAGTGTTATACTGCATTGGAATTTGCAACTTGTTGCTGTCAGAAAGTCTTGTACAAAACCTCCATTGGTTTCATTGAGACTTATTTTGGAGTAAAGAGCATAAACTGCATAAATGTAAAATTGCAATGCTGAATTGCATATAAGTATTCCTCAGCATTTGGATCAGAAAGCTGATTTCTTaaagtattcatttatttttcctttcctaGATCGGGTGGCAACTGTTGGTCGATGGCTCAAAGGAATGAGTGCAGATTACCAAGAGGTTTTAGACAGCCCTAAAccgcaaaaaccaaaaccaaaaatagCTAAAGTTGTTAACTTCTGACAACTGCTGTCTGGCATCATTCTTTACAACACTTGTCAGTGTTTGGCTTAAAGTTATAGTACTAAAAATGGACTGTGAACTGTAGTTCCAGAATAAGCCATAACTGCACTCTCCTAAGTGATGATCACTTATAAAACCCTAACTTAAATGGAAGCTTCCTAGAGAAGAGAGGAAATGCTTTGTCAGAAGATAAATTGCAGCAAGTGACTGCATAACAGTATATCTCTGAACAGAAAGTTAATCTATGCAATTGCTGGTTTTCCAACCAGCGTGTCACTGGGTAATATAACATGTTACTCAGTGGAGAGTAGTGATACCAATAAACAAATGGGAAGGAAAGCTAATAGGTCAATCTGCTTTTCGTAAATGAAACTTGTGCGACGACAGAAGGTATCTCAAAATGAAACTGAGTCTTATTTTAGTGTTGAGGTTCTTGACCTCACCCTGAACACGGGAATGAGAGCACAGATGAATAGCCAAAAGCAAAGTTAAAACATTGGTGGTAGCAGGGTTGATCTTGCAGATTGAACAACAATGAAATGATTGTATGttttttttaagttgaattaAATACTTGATGAAGCCatttccctcccccacaaataaaccagtgTAATAAAACCACATGTATCAAGTTCTTGAGTTTTCTGAATAATTGTATTCTTTGCAGTGTTATGGTTTGCAATTTCATTTATGTTGACTACTTGCTGTCTGCTGTGACATCTGGATAATCACAGATTTAGTCTTTAACTACCATTCTCTCCTTACAAATTACTTACACTTCAACAGTTCCAAAGTGTATTTCCCAGATGATCTGTTAATGGCACTGCCCATGTGGCTTCTGGAAGAACTTTTCTCAGCGATATCAGTTTTCTTTTACTTTGGAGAAGCAGGAATGGTTAGCGAGTGGAGAGTGGCCATTTCCAAGATGCACATCACATTTTGAGAAACAGCTGTAGCTTAGGTTAGAGCACATATTTGCGTGCAAGATTCAGTGATAGAACAGCACTGAAGGAAGACTTCGCTTCTTGAAATGTTGTCTTCAGGCCCCCAATTCAGTTCCAACTAAAATCTACTGGAATTCTGTCAGTTTTAGTTATTCATTGTTTTTCTGGGAAGTTCAATAACAAAAATACCATTTAAAACCCAAAACAGGTTGATTTTAGTTATAAAAAATAACGAGATGCTTATACAGCCATAAATCTAAATTAGCATAACACTCAtagttttaattatttaattcaaGGGTGTGTGTTGATGACTAAAATACAGTAGCTCATTCTGAAAGCAGTATCAAGTAGTTTAAAATAGCATAGGACACCTGTTTATTCACATGctgccccattgtgcaagcaggaaAGCAACCTAGGCAGCAGCAGTAAATCATGGTTAATGGCTTCCAAACAAGTCAGGATCGATAAGGCAAGTTTTAACTATGGCATCCTACTCTTGTGCAGAGGGAAGAGCAAAGGAGCTGCATGAATGCACATGGAGCTCATGCATGCCCTTACTAAGCCAGGACTTAATAGTTCAAATACCGCCTTGGCCTACACACAGTATCTGTGTTTGCAACTACAAGAAACGGGAAACACAACCTGACATTCTCGGGATTCTGAAATCAGTGCTTATTACCGAGTGTCATATGTGCATTATGTAACTGCAAAATCATGAATAACAAATACAGCTGTTAGTTGAGATTAACAATAGCCTAGGAAAATTATTTACAATAGAAATTTAAATTTACTTacaatgagatttttaaaataaaacatcagtattttaaattgtgtgcaGTAATACGTATTGCTTTGACAAGTTTTCTGAGGACTCCAAAAGAACAATGAAATGTTGGTGAAAGATGACTTAACTTAGTTACTGAATTTATCATTAAATAGCTCCATCGTATGATGATGTAGAAGATTGTGATGATTTAGATATACAGGTCCTGAACATAAAAGCAGGTAGGAACTGACTTGCCAGCTTGATAAATATTGGTGTTAATGACAGCTTGTGTACAAGATATAAAGAATGGTAAAGTACTTGACACAGTATTGCTTAACTAAATGCAGTCCATTGTGCTGCTCTGTAACTCCAAGAAATGAATGCACCCAGAAGCTGTATCCTCAATTGATTTTGATGAGCCATCAAGAGTTGCAGCAACATAAGGCATAACACCAGGTGTTCCTTGGATGCAGTAGGAAACCTTTAAACATACAGAAGGTTAACATGAGTTATGTGAAATAACCACTAAAAACATCTTGTTCTACTTCATACTCAACAACTTGGGCTTCATTCTTAACACTATTTCAGTGTATCACTTGCTGTTCAGAGCAGTATGAATATGCAAGAACATTTCAATTGCTTTCTGTGTCGGCCTCCCAGATAGCATAGGAAAAACCTATGTTGGTGCTTCAAGCCACCAGACAAGTGCAGATAGCACTGGCAGGCATGACTGTCATCTGGATTAACAGGGAAAGATTATTGAAGTGACCTTGCACCCAAAAGTAAGTGGCAGTAGCGGTCGTGGCCTGCAAGGACTCAGCAGTGATGGGAGttggtggcagcaacagcagcgacTGGCAAGGCCGTGACTGAGTGATGGCAGCAGTAACGGCATTGGCCTGCGAGGTCTCACAGTGGCAACAAGATTTGGCAGCAGAAGCCGTGGTGGCCTGTGAGTCCTCGTGGCAGAGGCCTGTGGGGACATGCGGCAGTGACAGGAAGTGACGGCAGTAGCGGCATCCTGTAAGACCTTGCGGCGGCAACAGAAAGTGGCAGCAATAGTAGTGGCAGCCTGCAAGGCCTCGTGGTGGCACAAGCAGTGGGGCTTGCGAGACCTCGCTGTGGTGGGAAGAAGTGGCCGCGGCCTGCAATTCCTGGCGGTGGCAGCCTGCTGAGCCCTGCTACTGCCGCCTAGCAGGCCTGCTGGCAGTCTGgcagtcccagattatttgtattcactatgactcatcaccatactttggattgtcctgagtaccaccatttggtagccaagcccaaCCATTAAGTAGCAGCAGTTGCCAGAACATTGTCCTGTTTGCCTCTGTATCATTCCTTCCTTTTTTCAGATACCATGGTATATTaacatattgtgatgtttaggtggtgatatatcacgatattgaaaaccagttatcATCCAGCCCTACATATCCCAGAGAAAGGCACAGTAAAGGGAGTAAAGCACATAAAATAACTGTATTTAATTACAATGCTGCTTACAAAAGAGGAGTTTCCATCAGGGTAGATCAGGAATCCCGCACACTGGATTTCACGCCTGCAGTAATTCTCAGAAGATGGAACAGATGTCAAGGCAACTGACCTCACAGCTATTATGTAAGGGTCTCTAAATTTAATAAGAGTAGTGTTATCAACAAGCCACAACAAAAATCTAAGCTGTCTAAAATGATCTTGTAGAGCAACTGTATTGGTCATAAGACAGTAGTTGctcagttttgtatttttctgtgcaGGGGGAGGGTTGTTAAAACCTTGTGCCTTAACCCTGCACTGCACGGGAGGTTAATACATTTCTTTGTTTATGTAGCGCACAATATAGCAACGAAGTAGTGATATGCAATGATTTATTGGTGAGTGGAAGGGGCTGGGGAGAAGTAGGAAGATGGCTCTCTCCATCTGCCCCTTCATCTTCTCTCTGCTTCTACATGCCTTCCACAGTAGGACCCATTGCAAACTCGTTCCAagaagcagtggcagactttgggctttaaaatttcagtggccccctgtgcaacaccaaattCAGTCCCCCTTGTCTCTTGCCCTCAgtggttcatcattgttgcagtgCCCCCTGCGGCGGCCTCTCTGCTTGGCGCCCAGTGTGGGAGAACCAGTCGCGCTcccttaaatccacctctgcctgAAAGTATCTAATTGCTACTGCTATTGCTGCAAAGACATTTGCTCTTGGGGCTCAGCAACCTTGCAGACAGGCAGCAACAACACCCTGTGTAAACCATCACCATGTAAATAGTTCACTGATCCACCCAATAGTGAAATTTCCCCTTTCAGGAGAATATCTGTGTCCCATCACATAGAAAGTGGGACCAAAGAGATAACAAGCATTTACAGGAATCTAATACCCtcggaagggacacgggtggcgctgtgggtaaaagcctcagcgcctagggcttgccgatcaaaaggtcggcggttcgaatccccgcggcggggtgcgctcccgttgttcggtcccagcgcctgccaacctagcagttcgaaagcacccccgggtgcaagtagataaatagggaccgcttactagcgggaaggtaaacggcgtttccgtgtgcggctctggcttgccagagcagctttgtcacgctggccacgtgacccggaagtgtctccggacagcgctggcccccggcctcttgagtgagatgggcgcacaaccccagagtctgtcaagactggcccgtacgggcaggggtacctttacctttacctttaataccctCGGAAGAGAATTTTGGTGCTGCAGTACTATGCTAGCAAGCCCCACTGATCAGCTGATTCTCCACACAGGCAAAAGTGGGTTATTTGACAAGCTTGTGACACTTAACCCAGAGATGGAGAGGCCAGTTCTTCACCCCCAGTGTAGGGGGTGTTGCACAAATGGCCTTTCACACGTGCACCTTTGCCTTCAGTCTTTACAAAGCAGTTTTTGCTATGTCCAGAGTTTCTGTGT encodes:
- the ZCCHC9 gene encoding zinc finger CCHC domain-containing protein 9 isoform X1; translated protein: MTRWARANVTHNKKALDATPWEHMKNDATGSATTDRKQSSSNNFSLRSTQGKKKNKKKKDYMNEDVNGFMEYLKQNSQTLHKGEVINSREAKDEIATALKKDRRREGRRVKRQEMKKNTMVCFHCRKPGHGVADCPAVLESQDMGTGICYRCGSTEHEINKCRAKIDPALGEFPYAKCFICGEMGHLSRSCPDNPKGLYAEGGACRICGSVEHFKKDCPENQNADRVATVGRWLKGMSADYQEVLDSPKPQKPKPKIAKVVNF